The window GGCATTTTGTGGTcaactgccccaagcagttaggtcccatcagtagccccgagagtactggtgggaggttatcggtcagattcaaactctcggtgtttgctggaatgttctctgtcacataatcacattactcttccctctctcgcattagttgactctggctgtgaattaaatcttcttgaccaacagctagtggagcaactcctggttaccactttccctctacaaacaccctaccgtgtatcctctctggacggaggctccctcacctctatcactcacaagactgcttccattcgccttatgacgtcaggtaaccacagtgaagaactcaccttttttgtatttccttcccctcagtctcctgtggtcctgggtcatccctggcttaagaaccataacccccgtattaactgggtcacaaaccaagtggagatgtggagcaataactgtcatttaacctgtttgggaccagcccgttctagttccgagcctcgagccctgaagaccacaccacccgacctcaccggggttccgcctgaatatcacgacctccagcaggtattttctaaacacaaagcatcctcattaccacctcaccgcccttaccattgtgctatagatcttctccctgcagcacctcttccctctagccgtctctacagcatctccaagcctgaacgtgaaagtatggaaaagtacatctccgagtccctggcatccggcataattcggccttccacctctcctctgggtgctggcttcttctttgtctccaagaaggacggcaccctgGGGCCTTGCATCGACTACCGTGGTTTAAACCAGATCACAGTGAGAAATAAGTATccattacccttactgtcatccacttttgaacccatacaagatgcgaccatattcactaagctggatcttagaaatgcttaccatctggttcgcatcagagagggagatgagtggaagacggctttcaaaacaccaataggacattttgagtatttagtcatgccttttggcctcacgaacgcacctgccgtttttcagaacctggttaacactgttttgagtgactacctgaacaagtttgtcacagtatatctggacgacattttgattttttcgaggacccccgaggaacacactggtcatgtccgagccgttctccaacgcctactcgaaaatcggctctacgttaaggcggagaaatgcgagtttcatgccccatctgttaagtttctgggtttcgtactggagagtggaaggctgggacctgaccccgaaaaggtgcaggcagttaaggactggcccactccttccacacgcaaacggctacagagatttttgggtttcgcaAATTTCTATCGTCTGTTTATTAAAGGGTACAGCCAGATAGCTGCCCCTTTAACACAACTAACCTCAGTAAAGAGGCCTTTCATTTGGGATGCTGAAGCCTCCAGGATATTCTGTGACTTAAAGGAGAGGTTCATTCAGGCCCCTATTCTCACCGGTCCAGAACCTGCAAAACAGTTTACActtgaggtcgacgcctcggacactggagtcggggctgtgctttctcaaacctcccccacagatcaccgcctccatccctgcgccttcttctcacggcgcctctctcctgctgagagaaattacgatgtgggagatcgtgagctcctagctgtgaaactcgccttggaggagtggaggcactggctggagggagctgagcaccccattgtgatatggacggatcataaaaatctctcctacctcaaagaagctaagagactcaacccatgtcaatccaggtgggccctgttcttctcacgttttcactttatcatttcctacagaccaggcaacaagaacatcaaGCCCGACGCTCTCTCGCGACAGTTCGCGGTGAATTCGGATCCCGAGCCCACTACCATCATACCACCggattgtgtcctgggagccgttacctgggagatacgggatcaggtgctcgaggctcaaaagaactacccctgtcccaatcaggtacccaaccgcaccctgtttgttcctccttccgtcaggcataaggtgattaactgggcccacaccgccaagttttctgtccaccctggtatcagtcgtaccgtagccttaatccggaggtctttctggtggccaacaatgtttaaagacgtcaaggagtacgtttccgcctgccaaacctgtgccTGCAACAAGGGGagtaaccaacccccttttggactattacatccgctactcattccctccaggccctggtcccatattgcactagactttgtcaccggtcttcccccctctcgaggctttacggttattttgaccattatcgaccgtttctccaaggcttgtcacctagtgccgctaaaggctctaccttctgccgctgacactgccactctgcttgttaagcatgtttttaggctccatggcatcCCTGCGGAGATACTTTCAGACCGCGGTCCTCAGTTTAtctcaagggtgtggagggacttcgccacctgcttaggagctaaggtggcgctaacgtctggttttcatccgcagtcaaatggccaatgcgagagactaaatcaggaggtagaagccatgctcagttgtctgtgttcttctagttggagtacccaccttccttggatcgagtacgcccataacgcccatgtctcctccgccactggactatcccccttcgaggcctcgacaggtattcaacccagtttgttCCCTTCTGAATTTCCCACCAGTTTCctccgttcctcagttcctgaagggggcccgacgggtttgggcggccacgcaacaggccctacagaggactgcagaacgcaaccggcgtctggccgaccggcaccggcATCCTGCCCCATactatgcgcctggacagcgcgtctggctctccaccagggacatcagattaaaggaccactgcaaaaaactttcccccacattcatcggtccctacacgatttctgctgtcgtcaacccgtcctccgtccgcttggatctgccgtcccacatgaagatccaccccgtttttcatgtctccctccttaagcctgtcatctccagttccctgtgccctcctgtcgaccctccgcctcctgtgcgtctcgctgacggggGCCTCGTTTACCGCgtccagcgccttctggatgtgcgacctcgtggccgaggtttccagtacctggtcgagtgggagggttatggcccggaacatcggcagtgggtcccgaggtcatggatcaatgacccctctctcatccgggatttcgagttggcccgctcctcctcctcctcctcctcctctgctcggccgccgggtggcgtcccttgaggggggggtactgtcacggtctgaggtatttccctgctgtcactccctgtcttttgagtttccctctgcaggtgggcgtgtctggaggtgaccaagctgcagcagatctgctcatcagctggccaggggtatttaagcagctgggagactcctacacttcgctggatgattactctacctgggtaccttctaacagccgctAGTTTATCTTGTACAAGCTCTTTAAGCCTTTTGAGAATTAGTTTTTTTTGGATTTTTAAGAATTTAATGAGTTTTGGATTTTTGCcctttgacctcctgctcttgttcccagacaaacctacacactctcatcttggactggcagaactctggagtccACACCACCTGGATCTCCAACCCCgcacgtctctcagcctctcccctggccagaaccacctccagctgcccacctaaacttcctggacctccataaactcagctccctccacgtctcacttctggatctcagtccctgcaagCCACTCAACTtataccggaccactcctccctcaaaccagttccctcctctccagaccgtaagtcttCCGCACAAGTCTGACTTCCCGTTCCTTCCGCAAACTggttctaactccgatctgtccacagttttcccgcaccagcctccctgtgcaagaactcagcttcgtttacgctgctcccttggtttcccttcaataaatccttatttaaaccttttaaaccgtctccgatctgattctgtatgtcgtgggttagatcacttcaccacaacatgacatggACAttgcgggacccttaaggattccagttggatgattggaggattatttaggaggatttgaatgaacaaaatgatttcagtggtgaaggtagaagaagaaagtatcatttctatagcgcctctcaagataaaaatcacgaggcgcttcaaaggTATTAGCtccgcattaaaattgtagaaatgcaaaataactacactttaccatctatataaacatgtactgggttcagtttttttattttgttaaggacttttgtcatacatcattacagaaaatccaaattgtCTCCTCCAGacggtgaagaactgtgtttcgcatacatcactccagcacgtaaaacaaggtagctgctgatgctagtattgtgaatcactgttatttgtttactttcatgctcctaattattacgtaaaattgcgtttacagctgcagcaaaaggtctgagccatgtgtccgtgtcctacacgcatttttaaataacaagtctgatctaaaataatacctAAACTGCGAACTGTGTTCGCTCCAGTAAGGAAAGCACAAGTCCTTTAGgaaagctaacacacacacacacacacacacacacacacacacacacacacacacacacacacacacacacacacacacacacatactctccaaaagatgatctctatatttcaacattagaacctccatgacatcctggattagtgcaaacaacgagttgagctaaggagttactccagcatcaggaagatttattctgttaaattgttggttaaatattttccagagttatatcaataaatacacacagcagtaaaactgtagattactgaactatattgagacacatgatggagctaagaccagcttagaactcgtcagcttagagcttccagtggagcacagaaatgaaatatttaagaaaagtaaacaaactgtatcagttttggttctgaagatgaacagaatcctcctatgTCCATttcgggtcgcaggtcttctgagtttaacggtccaaaacatgtctgcacctctggtagtgatatccagctggcggggtcggaactCGGATGAACTTCTCTGGTAATCCAATATCCATTCTCGTCGCCgtgtcccagagaaaaaacaaatctgaccgactagcagaggcttcagaagctacatctgattgatgacacattgttctctgctaaaatgctaacgcagaaacaccggagtcaggcattgtgtactacagctgtttcagcagagctcattgtgaaacatcagcagctgcccagggcttagaccggaagttagtttctgtttttcccgcgccggtcacaaacatcagattatcttacaattccagccgtcaaaatccaaaaacctttttcatctaacgttttaatacacatttacacatgctgttcaaacgaattttgcctctggccgatatatttaaatgagtgagtgaacccgctaccaaggatgaactcggcTAACTtttaaaatcagctgctctaaataagcatgaaggtcagagaggagctctaggatggacatggataaaggaactgaatgtagaggtaaagttggaagaagaaaatatcatttatatagcgcctctcaagataaaaatcacgaggcgcttcacaaaaacaaaaaaatatataaaaattgtaaacatataaaaaagcattttgaaaatgtttaaaaatatatttaaaatgagcaagaataagtaattgcgatttaaaagaaaaaatgttaagaaagagagagagtgaataggaaagagggaaaccagtggatcttgaggaaggtggaataggtggggagagcagaataaagagagaataaagttgggcagggccaacgttaacagctgtcatacagtctattttgaaatgtttgactttcatttagcttgttgtgtgacaggttagagcacagtctcatgttagagttttgtcatgagaacattgagatacctcacatgctgatggcatctaaaaattaccttttttttcaaaataaagaataattttaatcacaattgaaacgtacaatcctagaaaaacctcgcccaatcaatgtgcacgtcctgttctcactgataggatagaaatccttccatcaaactgtgtgtgtgtccgtgtgtgtgcgtgcatacacgagtgtgttgtgaacgttgtggttttgcactgatgtaaccatctttacgctgacaaaaatgtaactaagtaaattttactttgagtacattttatttacaatactttttacttttacttgagtaaaaattcaggcaagtactttaacttgtacttaagtaggacattttagtactctttccacctctggttattAACTTACAGTtctaaaacagctgcagtaatagcttctgtccaccagagggctgagAGACCCCTCGGGTGCACCTGCTGCAAAGAGGCTGGTGCACGCATATGCGTGTATACGTCATAGAATTAGAACGTTGATCGTATATAAAAGCTCATCGAATTTTAAAAGTCTTTCTTTCGAACTTGCGCTAGAGCAGCACTTGGTCGAGAGAGCCTCTGGAGATTTGCTTCAATAATAGTCCTTGGACGAGCTTGGAGAgcctctgcagagcagaaatcactgaagaagtttgtggctagctgaagaagacccgAGAACCAACCTACCAGAGAGATGTTTGCCTTCCGGGAGGAGCACGGTAAGCTAACATCAGTTAAATTCTCCATCTGACttatttcatgtttcctaaaggacaaactactgaaacattattataatgttaaattcgtgtatttgagagaccgaacgtgtgttttaaaaccacatttggtgttttactcgtgaacaagaccccgagacacttgaactcctccacttgaggcaggacctctccaccgacatggagttga is drawn from Nothobranchius furzeri strain GRZ-AD chromosome 4, NfurGRZ-RIMD1, whole genome shotgun sequence and contains these coding sequences:
- the LOC139069645 gene encoding uncharacterized protein: MSPPPLDYPPSRPRQVFNPVCSLLNFPPVSSVPQFLKGARRVWAATQQALQRTAERNRRLADRHRHPAPYYAPGQRVWLSTRDIRLKDHCKKLSPTFIGPYTISAVVNPSSVRLDLPSHMKIHPVFHVSLLKPVISSSLCPPVDPPPPVRLADGGLVYRVQRLLDVRPRGRGFQYLVEWEGYGPEHRQWVPRSWINDPSLIRDFELARSSSSSSSSARPPGGVP